The window CATCGTGCCTGTCGCACGGCTGAAGCCGTCGGCCATGATGCCGGCATTGGTTTCGTGGGCGCAGTCCCAGAACCTGATGCCGGCCTTCGGGAACAGGTCCGACACCGGCATCATGGCCGAGCCGATGATGCCGAACGCATGTTCGAGGCCATGCATCTGGAGAACTTTGACGAAGGCTTCCTCGGTGGTCATTTTCATGGCGAGTTCCTTTCCTGGAATTGATTTCAATGGGTTAGAGGATTTCGTCGCGCAGGTAGTACCAGCGGTACATGCCCCACTGGCCGAGCCGCCGGAACGGCGTCAGCAGTCCGTGGCTCGGCAGGGGGGAGGTGAAGATGGGCAGGTCGAGGCCGGCGCCCTTGCCGGCGACCATCTGGGCCATGCGCCGGCCCGCCTGGGCCGAATACATGACGCCATTTCCGCCATAGCCCATGGCGTAGAACAGTTGCTGGGACGGGTCCGGCTGGAAGATGCGGGGCATCATGTCGTGGCTGACATCCACCCAGCCCCACCAGGAATAATCAACCTTGATGCCGCGCAGCGTCGGGAACTTGCGGTAGAGGCCTTCCAGCAGCAGGTCGAGATGCTTCGGGTTGACCGCATCCCGCCCGGTAATGGCGCTGCGGCTGCCGATCTGCACCCGTCCGTCCGGCATCATGCGGTAGTAGTGGCGGAGCGTGCGCGTGTCGGTGAGCGGAATGCGCGCCTTGAAGTTCAGGGCGTCGCGCTCGCTGTCCGTCAGCGGCCGCGTGACGATGGAGTTCGACAGGATCGGCATCAGCCGGTGCTTCGTCAGCGCGTTCATGTTGGGCGAGGTGTAGCCGGCGGTGGCGATGCAGACGGCGCGCGCTCTCACCGTGCCGCCGGGCGTGCGCAGATAGTGCACGCCGCCCTTGGCCGTGCAGTCGAGCACGGGGCTGGCCGTGTGCACCTTCGCACCGAGCCGGCGGGCAAGACGCAGGTAGCCGAAGGCGAGCTTGGCGGCATGGATGCCCATGCCGTCGGGCTCGTACATCGCCCCGCGCGCTTCCGCGTCCCGCACGAAGTCGCTGTGGACCTCGCCGCGCGAGATCATGCGGGCGCGGTAGCCGAAGGTGTCGTTCAGCACGCGGACCTCGTTTTCGAGCGCCGGCAGCACCTTGTCGCGATGGGCGATGTAGAGATGGCCGCCGTCCTGCGGGTCGCAATCGATCTCCGGCTCGCGGATCAGCGAGCGGAAGAGATCGAAGCCCTCGGAGATCTCGGCATGCATCTTCCGCGCGACGTCAACGCCCCAGCGGGCGATCCATTGCGAGCGCTTCAGGCGGCCGGCGGAAATCTGCGCCTGCCCGCCGTTGCGGGTGCTGCAGCCCCAGGCGACGCCGTTGGCCTCCAGCACGGTCGCCTTGATGCCATGCTCGCGCGCCAGATGGATGGCACAGGACAGGCCCGTATAGCCCGAGCCGATGATGGCGACGTCGACATCCATGTCGCCGGTGACGGGGCCGTCGTCCTCCGGTTCCGGGCCGGCAGTGCCGATCCAGTAGGTCGGCGCGTAGTCCTTGCCGGTGCCGGGGCTGCGCGAACGGTTGGGGTCATAAGCCGGATCGAAGGGCTGCCGTTCGGCCTTCAGGGGAATAGCGTGCTGTTGCATGGCTTTGCTCCGGCCATCAGTAGCGGGGTTGCAGGACCGGGCGGTTCTTGCGGAACGCCTGCTTGCGCACGATCTTGCCGTTCTCGAAGGTGAAGAGGTCGCAGCCTTCCGCCTCGATGCGGCTGCCGTCGGCCACCGTACCGCGGAAGGTCCATTCGGAAACGCCGCGGTCGCCGTCGGCGAAATGGCTGTGATTGGCCCATTCGGCATCGGGCATCGCCTTCCACACGCCGCTGAAGGCGTCGGCGATCGCCTGGCGTCCCGTGAAGCGGACGCCGTAGACCTCCGGGCCGCCGACCGCATTGAAAACGCAGTCCTCGGCGAAGAAATGCATGACCCCGTCGATGTCGTGCCGGTTGAAGGCATCGAACAGGTTCTTGAGGTCGGTTGCGGTCAAAGTCATCGTCATGTCCTCTGGCTTGTCGGAAGGCATGGCTCCGCCGGGGACGGCGGACGCCGTCCTCACTGGCCGCCAGGCCGGATCGATTGAGGGGTTGCGAAGGGGCTAGAGCCGCCCCTTCCAGGGGATCAGCACCTTTTCGAGGTAGCGGATCAGAAGGTCGAAGGCGAAGGCGAAGATGCCGATGATGAGGATGCCCATGATCACGGTATCGCTTTCGAGGTTTTCGGCCGCATTGAGCACCATGAAGCCGAGGCCGCGGTTGGCCGCCACCATTTCGGCGGCCACCAGGGTCGTCCAGCCGACGCCGATGCCGATGCGCATGCCGGTGAAGATTTCCGGCAGGGCGGCCTTCATGATCACCTGGCTGATGACCTGCCCGCGGGTTGCGCCCATGGCATAGGCGGCGTGGATCTGTTCCGTCGAGACCGAGCGCACCCCGGCCCGTGCGGCAATGGCCATCGGCGCGAAGATCGCCAGGAAGATGAGGAAGACCTTCGGGAATTCACCGATGCCGAGCCAGATGATGACCAGCGGCAGATAGGCGAGCGGCGGCAG of the Roseateles sp. XES5 genome contains:
- a CDS encoding FAD-binding oxidoreductase gives rise to the protein MQQHAIPLKAERQPFDPAYDPNRSRSPGTGKDYAPTYWIGTAGPEPEDDGPVTGDMDVDVAIIGSGYTGLSCAIHLAREHGIKATVLEANGVAWGCSTRNGGQAQISAGRLKRSQWIARWGVDVARKMHAEISEGFDLFRSLIREPEIDCDPQDGGHLYIAHRDKVLPALENEVRVLNDTFGYRARMISRGEVHSDFVRDAEARGAMYEPDGMGIHAAKLAFGYLRLARRLGAKVHTASPVLDCTAKGGVHYLRTPGGTVRARAVCIATAGYTSPNMNALTKHRLMPILSNSIVTRPLTDSERDALNFKARIPLTDTRTLRHYYRMMPDGRVQIGSRSAITGRDAVNPKHLDLLLEGLYRKFPTLRGIKVDYSWWGWVDVSHDMMPRIFQPDPSQQLFYAMGYGGNGVMYSAQAGRRMAQMVAGKGAGLDLPIFTSPLPSHGLLTPFRRLGQWGMYRWYYLRDEIL
- a CDS encoding nuclear transport factor 2 family protein — encoded protein: MTMTLTATDLKNLFDAFNRHDIDGVMHFFAEDCVFNAVGGPEVYGVRFTGRQAIADAFSGVWKAMPDAEWANHSHFADGDRGVSEWTFRGTVADGSRIEAEGCDLFTFENGKIVRKQAFRKNRPVLQPRY
- a CDS encoding ABC transporter permease subunit, translated to MLDRVTRAKPAKAGKIFGAPGDGASGMISLMTSLVLIALWFLVTESGWVKPLFLPSPLAVWDKFMLALTDGVSNSTLTQHTLASIARVFGAFALALVLAVPIGILMGVNRFVRGLFDPIIEFYRPLPPLAYLPLVIIWLGIGEFPKVFLIFLAIFAPMAIAARAGVRSVSTEQIHAAYAMGATRGQVISQVIMKAALPEIFTGMRIGIGVGWTTLVAAEMVAANRGLGFMVLNAAENLESDTVIMGILIIGIFAFAFDLLIRYLEKVLIPWKGRL